The Triplophysa rosa linkage group LG25, Trosa_1v2, whole genome shotgun sequence genome window below encodes:
- the zbtb37 gene encoding zinc finger and BTB domain-containing protein 37 — protein sequence MERAGSIQLDIPDFSNSVLSHLNQLRMQGRLCDIVVNVQGHSFRAHKVVLAASSPYFRDHMSLSEMSTVSISVIRNPSVFEQLLSFCYTGRLCLQLADIISYLTAASFLQMQHIIDRCTQILEGIHFKINLSDVEEELGSGAHRTASHTIESGRSGSALGGSRSISPRHGSARLIGNAGGVINIRDVREVREISPPGESMSPQIVEHSGIGSEEVGSGKEPILRINRAGQWYVETGTAAERGGDEAMRVVDGFRIKTERMEEWTQASAEEGSGAEEGPMVMIDTSGRSTLVQEGARGGKSSQPSSSFSETDRFSPTGSVVVMADRQRAKSESPGRVDDQRHPTSQGEEQAVFDMGGYEEYLREQVGDRWFRYNPRLTCIYCCKSFNQKGSLDRHMRLHMGITPFVCRICGKKYTRKDQLEYHIRKHTGNKPFHCHVCGKSFPFQAILNQHFRKNHPGCAPQEVSHSASPETTTVTSRGGQNEDESPTQEESEGNGGAGGAGSSFGEGVQPSVSTTGPD from the exons ATGGAACGAGCAGGAAGCATCCAACTCGATATTCCGGACTTCAGCAACTCCGTCCTGTCACACCTGAACCAGCTGCGCATGCAGGGTCGCCTGTGTGACATTGTGGTCAACGTTCAAGGCCACAGCTTTCGCGCCCACAAGGTGGTCCTCGCCGCCAGCTCCCCATACTTCAGGGACCACATGTCGCTGAGCGAGATGAGCACCGTTTCCATCTCGGTGATCCGCAATCCGTCCGTGTTCGAGCAGCTCCTTTCGTTCTGCTACACGGGCCGCTTGTGCCTGCAGCTCGCCGACATCATCAGCTACCTGACGGCCGCCAGCTTCCTCCAAATGCAGCACATTATCGACCGCTGCACTCAGATTTTAGAGGGGATCCACTTTAAGATCAACTTGTCGGATGTCGAGGAGGAGCTGGGAAGCGGAGCGCACCGGACGGCCAGCCATACCATTGAGTCGGGGAGGAGTGGATCGGCACTGGGGGGGTCCCGCTCTATAAGTCCCAGACACGGAAGTGCGAGGTTGATCGGCAACGCTGGAGGGGTGATCAACATCCGTGACGTCAGGGAGGTGCGAGAGATCAGTCCACCGGGGGAGTCCATGAGCCCGCAGATAGTGGAGCACAGTGGAATTGGGTCTGAGGAGGTGGGGTCCGGGAAAGAGCCCATTCTGCGTATCAACCGGGCCGGTCAGTGGTACGTGGAGACGGGGACTGCGGCGGAGAGGGGAGGAGATGAAGCCATGCGTGTCGTGGATGGGTTTCGGATTAAGACGGAAAGGATGGAAGAGTGGACTCAGGCATCAGCGGAGGAGGGGAGTGGGGCAGAGGAGGGGCCGATGGTGATGATTGACACATCGGGTCGTAGCACGCTGGTACAGGAGGGGGCACGAGGAGGAAAAAGTTCACAGCCTTCCAGTAGCTTCAGTGAGACGGACAG GTTTAGTCCAACAGGAAGTGTGGTTGTGATGGCTGATCGACAGAGAGCCAAGAGTGAGTCTCCAGGAAGAGTGGATGACCAGAGACACCCCACCTCACAG GGAGAAGAACAGGCTGTGTTTGACATGGGAGGATACGAAGAGTACCTTCGAGAACAGGTAGGAGATAGATGGTTCCGCTACAACCCCCGACTGACCTGCATCTACTGCTGCAAGTCCTTTAACCAGAAAGGCAGCTTAGATCGCCACATGAGGCTGCACATGGGCATCACCCCCTTCGTGTGCCGCATCTGCGGCAAAAAATACACCCGCAAGGACCAGCTCGAGTACCACATCCGAAAGCACACGGGTAACAAGCCCTTCCATTGCCACGTGTGCGGCAAGAGCTTCCCCTTCCAGGCCATCCTCAACCAGCACTTCCGCAAGAACCATCCAGGCTGCGCCCCGCAGGAGGTGTCGCACAGCGCCTCGCCCGAGACCACCACGGTCACCTCCCGCGGAGGCCAGAACGAAGACGAGTCGCCCACTCAGGAAGAGTCTGAGGGAAATGGCGGGGCGGGAGGTGCTGGTTCGTCATTCGGAGAAGGGGTTCAACCCTCGGTCTCCACCACCGGGCCCGATTGA
- the s1pr1 gene encoding sphingosine 1-phosphate receptor 1 — translation MDDLIARHYNFTGKFRKVVGDRGLRADSVVFIIVCCFIILENVLVLLTIWRTKKFHKPMYYFIGNLALSDLLAGVVYTANILLSGANTYKLTPTQWFFREGSMFVALAASVFSLLAIAIERHLTMLKMKLHNNGKTCRVFMLISTVWFIAAILGGLPIMGWNCIDSMDNCSTVLPLYHKTYILFCTTVFSVILMAIVVLYARIYALVRTRSRKLVFRKVANGRGCNKSSEKSMALLKTVIIVLSCFIACWAPLFILLLLDVACQIRTCPILYKAEWFLALAVLNSAMNPLIYTLTSNEMRRAFIKMLNCGICSLPAGKFSRPIMGAEFSRSKSDNSSHPNKDEPEYSPRETIVSTGNITSSS, via the coding sequence ATGGATGACCTAATCGCCAGACACTACAACTTCACCGGGAAATTTCGCAAGGTCGTCGGCGACCGCGGCCTCCGAGCCGACTCCGTCGTGTTCATCATCGTGTGCTGCTTCATCATTCTGGAAAACGTTCTGGTCCTCCTCACCATCTGGAGGACCAAGAAGTTCCACAAGCCCATGTATTACTTCATTGGGAACTTGGCTTTGTCAGATCTGCTTGCCGGAGTGGTTTACACGGCAAACATCTTGCTGTCAGGAGCCAACACTTACAAACTCACCCCCACCCAGTGGTTCTTCCGAGAAGGAAGTATGTTTGTGGCTCTGGCCGCTTCGGTGTTCAGTCTACTGGCCATCGCTATCGAGCGACACCTGACCAtgctaaaaatgaaacttcaCAATAATGGCAAAACGTGCCGTGTGTTCATGCTCATCAGCACCGTGTGGTTCATCGCCGCCATCCTGGGCGGCCTTCCCATCATGGGTTGGAACTGCATCGACAGCATGGACAACTGCTCCACGGTGTTGCCTCTCTACCACAAGACCTACATCCTCTTCTGCACCACCGTGTTCAGCGTCATCCTCATGGCCATCGTCGTCTTGTACGCCCGCATCTACGCCCTGGTTCGCACGCGGAGCCGCAAGCTGGTCTTCCGCAAGGTGGCCAACGGCCGCGGCTGCAACAAGAGCTCGGAGAAGTCCATGGCGCTTTTGAAGACCGTCATCATCGTGCTCAGCTGTTTCATAGCGTGTTGGGCGCCGCTCTTCATTTTGTTGCTGCTCGACGTGGCCTGTCAGATCCGCACCTGCCCCATACTCTACAAGGCCGAGTGGTTCCTGGCGTTGGCCGTGCTCAACTCCGCAATGAATCCTCTTATTTACACCCTGACCAGCAACGAGATGCGCCGGGCGTTCATCAAAATGCTCAACTGCGGGATCTGCAGCCTTCCGGCCGGGAAGTTTTCGAGGCCCATCATGGGCGCCGAGTTCAGCCGGAGCAAGTCTGACAACTCATCCCACCCGAATAAAGACGAGCCCGAATATTCGCCCAGGGAAACCATAGTGTCCACTGGGAATATCACTTCTTCTTCGTAA
- the dph5 gene encoding diphthine methyl ester synthase, with translation MLYFIGLGLGDAKDITVKGLEIIRQCSRVYLEAYTSILTVGKEALEEFYGRELLLADRDVVEQQADEILKGADVSDVAFLVVGDPFGATTHSDLVLRALSAGIQYRVIHNASIMNAVGCCGLQLYNFGETVSIVFWTDTWRPESFYDKIKKNRNMGLHTLCLLDIKVKEQSMENLMRGRKIYEPPRYMMVAQAAEQLLEILQNRRERGEELAMTEDTVCVGLARVGAEDQAIHSGSLRELASCDLGGPLHSMIISGHLHPIEVDMLKLFSGPEGLKTLKMTDSSTYDS, from the exons ATGTTGTATTTCATCGGTCTTGGTCTCGGGGATGCTAAAGACATCACTGTTAAAGGTTTAGAGATCATCCGACAGTGTAGTCGTGTTTATTTGGAGGCGTACACGTCCATACTGACCGTCGGGAAGGAGGCGTTG GAGGAGTTCTATGGTCGCGAGCTGCTGCTGGCAGACAGAGATGTGGTTGAACAACAGGCGGATGAGATCTTGAAGGGAGCAGATGTTAGTGATGTGGCCTTTCTGGTGGTGGGAGATCCTTTTGG AGCCACAACACACAGCGACTTGGTTCTTCGAGCATTGAGTGCCGGGATCCAGTATCGTGTCATTCACAACGCCTCCATCATGAATGCGGTGGGATGCTGCGGACTGCAG ttgtaCAACTTCGGCGAGACCGTGTCCATTGTGTTCTGGACAGACACATGGAGACCCGAAAGCTTCTACGATAAGATCAAGAAGAACAGGAACATGGGCCTACACACCCTGTGCCTGCTGG ATATCAAAGTTAAAGAGCAGTCAATGGAGAATTTAATGAG GGGCCGAAAGATTTACGAGCCCCCCAGGTACATGATGGTTGCACAGGCCGCTGAACAACTTCTGGAGATACTGCAAAATCGCCGAGAACGAGGCGAGGAACTAG CGATGACCGAAGACACTGTGTGCGTCGGCCTGGCTCGTGTTGGTGCTGAGGACCAAGCCATCCATTCCGGGTCGCTCCGGGAGTTGGCCTCCTGTGACCTTGGAGGACCACTTCATTCCATGATCATCAGTGGACACCTTCATCCTATTGAGGTGGACATGCTCAAACTTTTTAGTGGTCCTGAGGGACTCAAAACATTGAAGATGACCGACAGCTCCACATATGACTCTTGA